A window of the bacterium genome harbors these coding sequences:
- a CDS encoding T9SS type A sorting domain-containing protein — translation MKPVTTSFLKRLFASASLLLLLITLAGSNASAQSIRVTALEDTIRHSEPNVTLGVWYHVENLTNDTLHLLFRSVRTSVPTGWGVSMCVGSACYPEFIDSVTYDILPRDLDSCALDLYVGPEVGLTATASITIQRIGTTELHSRTVVVTSVDAPEALLPTTTFLSNVYPNPFNSQSVLQMSLPNRGNIGLAVYDISGRRIAGTQINGTPGINTIPLQHLLQEQTSGNYFIQVTTPYGNRTHRVTYLR, via the coding sequence ATGAAACCGGTCACTACTTCATTTTTGAAACGGCTATTCGCATCAGCAAGTTTATTGCTTCTACTTATCACATTAGCCGGGTCGAATGCGTCGGCGCAATCGATACGAGTAACAGCATTAGAAGATACGATTCGACATTCTGAACCGAATGTTACTCTCGGTGTTTGGTATCACGTTGAAAATTTAACGAACGATACGCTACATCTACTTTTCCGCTCGGTCCGCACATCGGTTCCAACTGGGTGGGGTGTGAGTATGTGTGTCGGTTCCGCTTGCTACCCGGAATTCATCGACTCTGTGACGTATGATATTCTTCCGCGCGACTTAGATAGTTGTGCTTTAGACTTGTATGTAGGTCCAGAAGTCGGACTTACTGCGACCGCAAGTATTACAATACAACGAATTGGTACAACCGAGTTACATTCGCGTACTGTGGTAGTTACTTCAGTTGATGCGCCGGAAGCATTATTGCCGACGACAACCTTCTTGAGCAATGTCTATCCGAACCCGTTCAATTCGCAAAGTGTTTTGCAAATGTCGCTTCCCAACCGCGGCAACATTGGTTTAGCTGTGTACGATATCTCGGGACGACGAATCGCGGGAACTCAGATCAATGGTACACCGGGCATTAACACGATACCATTACAACATCTTCTGCAAGAACAGACTTCGGGAAACTACTTCATTCAAGTGACTACGCCGTATGGCAATCGTACGCATCGGGTCACCTATCTCCGATAG
- a CDS encoding MFS transporter, translated as MAIVRIGSPISDSLQSHTAQPPHHRKSVWGWALYDVANSAFATTILAVIFNKYYALQVAGGETGIEFNWFGSSFQIPGPTLFTYFVSLSTLLVMIVSPLLGAMADETRRKKSFLLGSTIIGAGCTGMLWWVGEGDWLYGGIWFAIANFGFNAGLTFYDALLKNVSSPKEVGWVSGFGWGVGYLGGGLLLFVNLLMLQPPAWLGITAFRVQDTFLSVSIWWVIFAIPLFLWVREPAEKEHLHVKSIWKESWRRLAHTFHEVKKLRDLVRFLLAYLLFNNGVQTIILMASIYGEAELNMTSSGLILFFLMIQGCGFVGSVTFGKFADRVGDRIVLLSTLVVWGIVCVWTYFIGIFTDPITEFHIIGVLAGLVLGASQSSARSMFARFTPADRSAEFFGFFSVQGRLSTLFGPLVYGTMLWLTGSIRLAILCLLSFFITGGLLLWFVNEKRGEQVARELT; from the coding sequence ATGGCAATCGTACGCATCGGGTCACCTATCTCCGATAGTCTGCAAAGCCACACCGCACAGCCGCCCCATCACCGTAAATCGGTATGGGGCTGGGCGCTCTACGATGTCGCCAATAGCGCCTTTGCCACCACGATTCTCGCTGTCATCTTCAATAAATATTATGCGTTACAAGTTGCTGGTGGTGAAACTGGGATCGAATTCAATTGGTTTGGTTCAAGTTTCCAGATCCCCGGACCAACGCTATTCACCTACTTTGTCTCGCTATCTACACTCCTTGTAATGATTGTTTCCCCGTTGCTTGGAGCGATGGCGGACGAAACGCGACGGAAAAAATCGTTTCTTCTCGGCTCAACTATTATCGGCGCGGGCTGTACCGGGATGTTGTGGTGGGTTGGAGAAGGGGATTGGTTGTATGGCGGCATCTGGTTTGCCATCGCCAACTTTGGGTTTAATGCCGGTCTCACATTTTACGATGCACTCTTGAAAAATGTCTCGTCACCGAAGGAAGTCGGCTGGGTGAGTGGTTTTGGGTGGGGCGTTGGTTACTTGGGTGGTGGATTGCTCCTTTTCGTCAATCTTCTGATGCTGCAACCCCCGGCATGGTTGGGCATCACTGCTTTTCGGGTACAGGATACTTTTCTAAGCGTTAGCATCTGGTGGGTAATTTTCGCGATTCCGTTGTTTTTGTGGGTACGGGAACCAGCGGAGAAAGAACACCTCCACGTCAAAAGCATCTGGAAAGAATCATGGCGGCGGTTGGCTCACACCTTTCATGAAGTGAAAAAACTTCGCGATTTAGTCAGATTTCTACTCGCATACTTACTCTTCAATAATGGCGTACAGACGATTATCCTCATGGCTTCGATTTACGGGGAAGCGGAATTGAATATGACTTCCTCAGGTCTAATCCTCTTTTTCCTGATGATTCAAGGTTGTGGATTTGTCGGTTCAGTGACTTTTGGTAAGTTTGCAGACCGGGTGGGTGACCGGATTGTGTTACTTTCTACTCTGGTTGTTTGGGGGATTGTTTGTGTTTGGACTTATTTTATCGGAATATTCACCGATCCGATCACGGAATTCCATATTATTGGTGTATTAGCCGGTTTGGTGTTAGGGGCAAGTCAATCCTCAGCGCGATCGATGTTTGCCCGGTTCACACCGGCAGACCGTTCCGCCGAGTTTTTTGGCTTCTTTTCGGTACAAGGACGGCTCAGTACGCTGTTTGGTCCTTTGGTCTACGGTACGATGCTTTGGTTGACTGGATCGATTCGGTTGGCGATTCTTTGCCTTTTGAGCTTCTTTATCACCGGTGGGCTATTGCTTTGGTTTGTAAATGAGAAGCGTGGCGAACAAGTCGCCCGCGAGCTAACGTAG
- a CDS encoding twin-arginine translocase TatA/TatE family subunit, whose product MFGLGTPELIVIAVVILLLFGGKKLPELMRGLGGGVKEFKQAMRDAPPPTNDTSTVAKSDPQSQPLNPNGKQS is encoded by the coding sequence ATGTTCGGATTGGGTACACCTGAACTTATCGTGATTGCAGTGGTCATCTTATTGTTGTTCGGCGGCAAGAAGCTGCCGGAATTGATGCGCGGTCTCGGCGGTGGTGTGAAGGAGTTTAAGCAAGCGATGCGCGACGCTCCACCTCCCACGAACGATACAAGTACCGTCGCCAAGAGCGACCCACAATCACAACCACTAAATCCCAATGGAAAACAATCCTAA
- a CDS encoding O-antigen ligase family protein — MFDKLRIPVSETNPLLRVWVSLCIGFPAIAMVSIAGANLLLPLTILGFFFLPHTFSFPKNHLLWSILLGFIGWSLLTTAISPYGAHWGSWFEELSTILAILPGIIVGSSLTRIQRSYRIVAVVLLLVAGYAVWQFFFGWDIVRGWQPLRFQFHRYHAVGLQDFHLTYAGVIAVCLPLAAAVWSTAIGSFVAVSGVAAVMATMARSMMGAMGVSAILLGILGKKKLRILAVTIIVALLVLPQTVFQAAGERFARGVAINSEKAGEGDPTRRYLWLTSLAIIKDHPIAGVGNNRWDEAFFTYKIPFDGYSSTAHPHNDFLSTAVEYGIPGALIFATFWFAFLILLVKRPTDEPNEMREYRIAGLAGILTILIGGLVQCYLTDAEVSLQVWFLTGTLISMISTQQMVMIRSDNR, encoded by the coding sequence TTGTTTGATAAACTACGTATTCCTGTTTCCGAAACAAACCCACTCCTTCGGGTGTGGGTTTCGTTATGTATTGGCTTTCCCGCAATTGCAATGGTATCGATTGCGGGGGCAAACCTACTCCTCCCCCTAACGATTTTAGGGTTTTTCTTTCTACCTCATACATTTAGCTTTCCGAAAAATCACCTGCTTTGGAGCATTTTACTCGGATTTATCGGGTGGTCACTTCTCACTACCGCAATTTCCCCCTATGGCGCTCATTGGGGCTCATGGTTTGAGGAACTTTCAACTATACTGGCAATTCTTCCCGGGATTATAGTCGGCAGCTCGCTAACACGCATACAACGCAGTTACAGGATTGTTGCTGTTGTGCTGCTGCTCGTAGCGGGTTATGCGGTGTGGCAATTCTTCTTTGGCTGGGATATCGTACGGGGTTGGCAACCGTTGCGGTTTCAGTTTCATCGTTATCACGCGGTAGGTTTACAAGATTTTCATCTCACCTATGCCGGGGTAATCGCAGTCTGTTTACCATTAGCGGCTGCAGTTTGGTCAACTGCAATAGGAAGCTTTGTTGCAGTTAGCGGCGTCGCGGCAGTTATGGCAACAATGGCGCGTTCGATGATGGGAGCAATGGGGGTTAGTGCTATACTACTCGGTATTCTGGGAAAGAAGAAGTTACGAATTCTTGCTGTTACCATCATTGTTGCATTGTTGGTGTTACCGCAAACTGTGTTTCAGGCAGCCGGTGAACGGTTTGCCCGCGGGGTTGCCATCAATTCGGAAAAGGCCGGGGAAGGTGATCCTACAAGGCGGTATCTTTGGCTGACGTCGCTGGCAATTATCAAGGATCACCCGATTGCTGGCGTTGGTAATAATCGTTGGGATGAAGCATTTTTTACGTACAAAATTCCTTTTGACGGTTATAGTTCTACAGCTCATCCTCATAACGATTTTCTTTCGACGGCAGTTGAATATGGAATCCCGGGAGCACTTATATTTGCTACATTTTGGTTTGCTTTTCTGATTCTCCTTGTCAAGCGTCCTACCGATGAACCGAACGAAATGCGCGAATATCGGATCGCTGGTTTGGCTGGGATTCTTACGATTCTCATCGGTGGATTGGTGCAATGTTATTTAACCGACGCCGAAGTGTCGCTACAGGTTTGGTTTTTAACAGGAACATTGATTTCGATGATTTCTACCCAACAAATGGTAATGATTCGGAGTGATAACCGATGA
- a CDS encoding glycosyltransferase has translation MRIILDARKWSDGGIGLAVRLLAEQFTRKGVEVICISHENDVTKIEQTTEVKPVVCNARNYSLQELWQVGAAANTMQADLFYAPHYVVPFGLKIPIVTLIHDAIQLMFPDQFSLVQRTYAQYMIGRAMRISTKIVTQSETVRLDLLERFPGVMPAKVRTVRMIPDPIWRKVPGEPPPVWTPEVYCIYCGAYRQHKNLSFLAELWKSSRALPPLVIVGDDLDKYPALRKEIRPLLTTGQWVDGGLVPFSQLRELVAGAFALLLPSRYEGYGQPPLEAMLSGVPAIVSNCGAIPEISGSGAKVLPLTSPTLWIAELMELKKTEYRNQRIAIGSNWVASFDTDQWIEGHIAACREAIQLCPAKTP, from the coding sequence ATGAGGATTATTTTGGATGCCCGTAAGTGGAGTGATGGCGGGATCGGTCTCGCGGTGCGGTTGTTAGCGGAGCAGTTTACCCGGAAGGGCGTCGAAGTTATCTGCATAAGTCATGAGAATGATGTTACGAAAATTGAGCAAACAACAGAAGTAAAACCGGTTGTCTGTAATGCCCGCAATTATTCGCTGCAAGAATTATGGCAAGTCGGCGCGGCCGCGAACACAATGCAAGCCGATTTGTTCTACGCGCCTCATTACGTCGTTCCGTTTGGTCTTAAAATTCCGATTGTAACGTTAATCCACGACGCGATCCAACTAATGTTTCCCGACCAATTTTCGCTCGTTCAACGAACTTATGCTCAATACATGATTGGTCGGGCGATGCGAATTTCAACGAAAATCGTAACGCAAAGCGAAACGGTTCGATTGGATTTACTGGAGCGCTTTCCCGGGGTAATGCCGGCAAAAGTTCGGACGGTACGTATGATTCCCGATCCGATCTGGCGAAAAGTGCCCGGAGAACCACCTCCGGTCTGGACACCAGAAGTCTACTGCATTTACTGTGGTGCGTATCGGCAACACAAAAATCTATCATTCTTAGCGGAACTCTGGAAATCTTCACGGGCATTACCACCGTTAGTAATCGTAGGAGATGATTTGGACAAATATCCAGCCTTACGCAAAGAAATTCGACCTTTGTTAACTACGGGGCAATGGGTTGATGGTGGGTTGGTGCCGTTTTCACAGTTGCGGGAATTGGTGGCTGGCGCGTTTGCGCTACTCCTCCCCTCGAGGTATGAAGGGTATGGACAACCCCCCTTAGAGGCGATGTTATCCGGTGTTCCCGCTATCGTAAGCAATTGTGGTGCGATCCCGGAAATCTCTGGTTCTGGTGCGAAAGTTCTTCCCTTGACTTCGCCGACGCTTTGGATAGCCGAACTCATGGAACTCAAGAAGACCGAGTATCGAAATCAAAGAATAGCAATCGGTTCAAACTGGGTAGCAAGCTTTGATACTGACCAATGGATCGAAGGACACATCGCAGCGTGCAGGGAAGCAATCCAGCTTTGCCCGGCAAAAACACCATAG
- a CDS encoding PAS domain S-box protein: MLNNRFPLRLIAFAPFCLALLDVTVFSDQFSSWQVFLLLGLLLFGIYLFTIARHIDNELTTRKTASTLPHNQSKVESGNDVIAPNAEFCHNCSRIHELYNTTAITPVNSKLIMDILPDPVWIKDCNGKYLVANQEYAKRLGFTNPEHMIGKTDFDICSVEDADRYTAGDNQVFSTKTQLIEESFFVHLDGTSGWFSVSKTPMIDANGNCIGLLGTAHNISDRKRTEQLLQQSKAELEEMVRDRTMKLRHAFDDLKLSEERFRTIIQDQTEMICRFNVDGTYSFVNETFARFFGSRSELVIGKNFYTQIESEASDYIKSLLCSISSTNPTFSTELPLIDKDGIKRWTHWTARGLFDESGNLREVQAVGRDISERVHAELSLREKQLQIDQLIEHVDAVLWEFDLETYQYLFISRQVEHLLGYPHQDWTTNSTFWIDHVHPEDQLLAIGKLSISDSTELEKYLEYRMITSDGRVIWVLDRARIYKSPTGNRLRGVFVDITQKKRDELVRNSLLEIMRSTSALQSLEEMLAAVHQSVNTLMDASNFFVALYDPDEDAYSFPYSFDPFDEPVPTRTLIPLKKSLTDYVRRTGHALFCDEAKFQELTNEGEVELVGVQSVCWLGVPLITQRGVIGVTVAQTYATDQIYTKSDFE; this comes from the coding sequence GTGTTAAACAATAGATTTCCACTTCGATTAATCGCTTTTGCACCATTTTGTCTTGCTTTACTTGATGTAACTGTGTTTTCAGACCAGTTCTCGAGTTGGCAGGTTTTTCTATTGTTGGGTCTTCTCCTTTTTGGAATCTACCTCTTTACGATTGCCCGCCATATTGATAACGAACTCACAACAAGAAAAACAGCCTCCACTCTTCCACATAACCAAAGTAAAGTAGAATCTGGAAATGATGTTATTGCACCTAATGCCGAATTCTGTCATAACTGTTCAAGAATTCATGAATTGTATAACACAACTGCGATCACTCCTGTAAACTCAAAGCTGATCATGGATATTTTACCCGATCCAGTCTGGATAAAAGATTGTAACGGGAAATACTTAGTTGCCAACCAAGAGTATGCTAAGCGTTTAGGATTCACGAACCCCGAGCACATGATTGGAAAAACCGATTTCGACATCTGTTCAGTTGAAGATGCCGACCGTTATACCGCCGGCGATAACCAAGTCTTTTCAACCAAAACACAACTGATCGAGGAATCTTTCTTCGTTCATCTCGATGGCACCAGCGGTTGGTTTAGTGTGTCAAAAACACCAATGATCGATGCGAATGGGAACTGTATCGGATTGTTAGGAACCGCCCATAATATTAGCGACCGGAAGCGGACAGAACAATTGTTACAGCAGTCTAAAGCGGAGTTGGAAGAAATGGTGCGGGATCGCACAATGAAATTGCGGCATGCCTTCGATGACTTAAAGCTGTCAGAAGAGCGATTCCGAACGATTATTCAAGATCAAACCGAAATGATTTGCCGGTTCAATGTCGATGGTACTTACTCATTCGTAAATGAAACCTTTGCCCGTTTTTTTGGATCACGTTCCGAGCTTGTTATTGGTAAGAATTTCTATACCCAAATCGAGAGCGAGGCCAGTGATTATATCAAAAGTTTACTCTGCAGCATCTCTTCCACTAACCCAACTTTTTCGACCGAACTGCCGCTCATTGACAAAGATGGCATCAAGCGGTGGACTCATTGGACTGCGCGGGGACTATTCGATGAAAGTGGGAACTTGCGGGAAGTACAAGCGGTTGGCCGAGACATTTCCGAGCGGGTGCACGCAGAGTTATCGCTCCGTGAGAAGCAACTTCAGATTGACCAACTTATCGAACATGTCGATGCTGTTTTGTGGGAATTCGATTTAGAAACTTACCAGTATCTCTTTATCAGCCGTCAAGTCGAGCACTTGTTGGGATACCCCCATCAGGATTGGACGACCAATTCAACGTTCTGGATTGACCATGTTCATCCCGAGGATCAATTATTAGCAATCGGAAAACTGTCGATTAGTGACAGCACTGAACTCGAAAAGTATCTCGAATACCGGATGATTACGAGCGACGGTCGGGTGATTTGGGTACTTGATCGAGCAAGGATCTACAAATCTCCAACAGGTAACCGGCTGCGGGGTGTTTTTGTCGACATCACTCAAAAGAAGCGTGATGAGTTGGTGCGTAATTCGCTGTTGGAGATTATGCGCTCTACTTCTGCGTTACAATCACTTGAAGAAATGTTAGCGGCAGTTCATCAGTCTGTTAATACGCTGATGGATGCGAGCAATTTCTTTGTCGCACTATACGACCCCGATGAGGATGCATATTCGTTTCCCTACTCCTTCGATCCATTCGATGAACCAGTTCCAACCCGAACGTTAATTCCGTTAAAGAAATCGCTCACGGATTATGTACGTCGAACCGGACACGCTTTGTTCTGCGATGAAGCGAAATTTCAGGAACTAACTAACGAAGGCGAGGTGGAACTGGTTGGCGTACAGTCGGTTTGCTGGTTGGGCGTACCGCTGATTACACAACGCGGAGTCATTGGTGTAACAGTCGCACAGACCTATGCAACAGACCAGATTTACACAAAGTCCGATTTTGAATT